The Pagrus major chromosome 17, Pma_NU_1.0 genome includes a region encoding these proteins:
- the zfat gene encoding zinc finger protein ZFAT isoform X3, producing the protein MDGQKAGGSVFMCRLCNLFSPSRSQLLAHCSQLHPQQEPPDDIIIALQPLVGEPVETLTESPVKRKRGRPKGSTKKTRTDLTDGKADSTHSVEDNVKREEEGNKEEGGRQCSSIEGESHEVTLGLECRVCHRSFSNRRQILKHICLREEQEEDDAEENGSICGGAGVDGSGSSDPGPNHMQQNSARPGLMREKDGGNSRTQRTSRSRISKDGYLATGNKKSVISVVLTEDERLPGVSKMVPVEDRSAETESAAVQAQPQSAVFHSQSEDLANDATVCEGDPKTYQEPSSDKTSTTTTTAANRGFQEYSIKQDATNLPQSQLKIFACEFCNKIFKFRHSLVAHLRTHTQEKPFQCPHCDYASAIKANLNVHLRKHTGEKFSCQHCPFNCLSPGHLKVHIERVHLKVKQHCSFCEKKYSDVKNLLKHMEKRHNLKDPTVQQSYQQLRLKTRQGLRQLLYHCPTCNRRFKNQLERERHLLVHGSQRPFACLLCDHAATKMAALVAHVRKHLFLYVCCMCDGKFVSSQRLKGHLTESHAELDQEQAFADCINNSYYLMQPGGGMWGDEEREGMKEEHRIEQAGEDERTGEEGGRNGVGGAEWQDGEGQQMEVSVRDDREEKEEERDKAQGESAEEVQVIEEETGKEGELENRSAQQDSQELLHQAISMETTTPADRQEEGTAGEKSLDNMTDSCIPATEDNNQTFLSPESIHTPLLEDRTQENTHPADENTHTAKNTCTSLSSGNVIVCDLDVNTHLSSAPPGEDGHTPDSERVSEVFHQSAFQQVFSSLQKTRLNMESFQRLRKIYGDLECQYCGKLFWYKVHYNVHVRTHTKEHSHYCSKCSYSSITKSSLKRHQIQKHSGLLLPCSNPGCKYTTPDKYKLQAHLRTHQEQGKSVTCPVCQHSCPEHRLKHHIKTSHPDTLPLQGKGLMVQRAEKCPYCDSYFLKNSSDFQRHIWAHQGLKPYVCNLCDYAGRSRSNLKTHMNRHNTERRHLCDLCGKKFKSKVTLKSHRLSHTDEGKRFHCSECDFTSVSKPSLLRHVEQHAEFKPFRCAHCHYSCNITGPLKRHYNLKHPDQKYHNAGPGLPNPDALEQQGGLKCPECEFVYGTKWELNRHLKSKHSLKVVEGTWEVGEAVEAHYIPVDDGEQLLTDTPVAALQDNVNIQQITEYSSETHDAVTSMVAMAPGTVTVVQQLQVADEQEVGNVSNQLMVVNAEGGLTGDQVMVVEEAHGLEALTVLTQGDNTHHYIVYVQEHTVEIN; encoded by the exons ATGGACGGACAAAAAGCAG GCGgttctgtgtttatgtgtcggCTGTGCAACCTCTTCTCTCCCAGTCGCTCTCAGCTGCTGGCCCATTGCTCCCAGCTACACCCCCAGCAAGAGcctcctgatgacatcatcattgcACTGCAACCCCTCGTAGGAGAGCCTGTGGAGACGCTCACAG AGAGCCCAGTGAAGCGAAAGCGAGGACGACCGAAAGGCTCTACAAAGAAGACTCGCACTGATTTGACAGACGGCAAGGCTGACTCCACCCATTCTGTAGAGGACAATGttaagagagaagaagaagggaatAAGGAGGAGGGCGGCAGACAATGTAGCTCGATAGAAG GAGAAAGCCACGAAGTGACGTTGGGGCTGGAATGTAGAGTCTGTCATCGCTCGTTCAGCAACAGACGACAGATCTTGAAACACATCTGCCTGAGagaagagcaagaggaggacGACGCAGAGGAGAATG GGAGCATCTGTGGTGGAGCAGGAGTTGATGGTTCTGGGAGTTCAGATCCAGGTCCAAATCATATGCAACAAAACTCAGCAAGACCAGGACTCATGAGAGAAAAGG ACGGGGGCAACTCCAGAACCCAGAGAACCAGCCGAAGCCGCATCTCCAAAGACGGATACCTAGCAACAGGAAACAAGAAGTCAGTCATCAGTGTTGTGCTGACAGAAGATGAAAgacttccag GTGTTTCTAAAATGGTTCCAGTAGAGGACCGTTCAGCAGAAACAGAGTCTGCAGCCGTCCAGGCTCAACCTCAG TCTGCAGTCTTCCATAGTCAGTCAGAAGACCTTGCAAATGATGCCACTGTCTGTGAAGGCGATCCTAAAACATATCAGGAGCCAAG TTCTGACAAGAcctccacaacaacaacaacagcagccaaCAGAGGCTTCCAGGAATATTCTATCAAGCAAGATGCTACCAA TTTACCTCAGAGCCAGTTGAAGATCTTCGCCTGTGAGTTCTGTAATAAGATCTTTAAATTCAGACACTCGCTGGTCGCCCACCTCAGGACACACACCCAGGAGAAACCCTTCCAGTGTCCACACTGTGACTACGCATCAGCCATCAAAG CCAACCTGAATGTTCATCTGAGGAAGCACACTGGAGAGAAGTTCAGCTGCCAGCACTGTCCTTTCAACTGCCTCAGCCCAGGACACCTCAAG GTCCACATAGAGCGAGTTCATTTGAAGGTGAAGCAGCACTGCAGCTTCTGTGAGAAAAAGTACTCAGATGTGAAAAACTTGCTGAAACACATGGAGAAACGGCATAACTTGAAAGACCCTACTGTCCAACAGAGTTACCAACAACTCAG GTTAAAGACTCGTCAGGGCCTCAGACAGCTCCTCTACCACTGTCCCACCTGTAACCGACGCTTTAAGAATCAGCTGGAGCGGgagcgccacctgttggtccaTGGGTCCCAGCGTCCCTTCGCCTGCCTCCTCTGTGACCATGCTGCGACCAAGATGGCTGCCCTTGTTGCTCACGTCAGGAAGCACCTCTTCCTGTacgtgtgctgcatgtgtgacgGGAAGTTTGTAAGCTCTCAAAGGCTGAAGGGTCACCTGACAGAGTCCCATGCTGAGCTGGACCAGGAGCAGGCCTTTGCCGACTGCATCAACAACAGCTACTATCTAATGCAGCCTGGAGGAGGCATGTGGGGGGATGAGGAGAGGGAAGGGATGAAGGAAGAACACAGGATAGAGCAGGCGGGGGAAGacgagaggacaggagaggagggtggaAGAAATGGTGTAGGAGGGGCGGAGTGGCAGGATGGGGAAGGGCAGCAGATGGAAGTATCAGTGAGGGACGatagagaggagaaggaggaagaacgAGATAAAGCTCAGGGTGAAAGTGCAGAAGAAGTGCAGGTGATAGAGGAAGAAACGGGGAAAGAAGGAGAATTAGAAAACAGAAGTGCACAGCAAGATTCCCAAGAACTGCTCCATCAAGCCATTTCCATGGAGACCACAACTCCcgctgacagacaggaagaaggAACAGCTGGGGAGAAGTCACTGGACAACATGACAGACTCATGCATCCCTGCAACTGAAGACAATAATCAGACATTTTTATCACCAGAGAGCATTCACACTCCTCTCTTGGAGGACAGGActcaagaaaacacacacccagctgatgagaacacacacacagccaaaaaCACGTGCACATCTTTATCATCAGGAAATGTAATTGTGTGTGATTtggatgtaaacacacatttatcatCAGCACCTCCAGGGGAAGATGGACACACTCCAGATTCAGAAAGG GTGTCGGAAGTTTTCCATCAGAGTGCGTTCCAGCAGGTGTTCTCATCTCTTCAGAAGACTCGGCTTAATATGGAGTCTTTCCAACGGCTCAGGAAAATTTACGGAGACCTGGAATGTCAATACTGTG GTAAACTGTTCTGGTACAAAGTCCACTATAACGTccatgtacgcacacacaccaagGAGCACTCACATTACTGTTCAAAGTGTAGCTACTCTTCCATCACCAAAAGCTCTTTAAAGCGCCACCAGATCCAGAAGCACAGCGGCTTGTTGCTGCCTTGTTCGAATCCTGGCTGTAAATACACCACACCTGACAAATACAAGCTTCAAGCCCATTTGAGGACGCACCAGGAACAG GGGAAGAGTGTGACTTGCCCAGTCTGTCAGCACAGCTGTCCAGAGCACAGACTGAAACACCACATCAAAACATCCCACCCAG ACACACTCCCTCTGCAGGGCAAAGGACTGATGGTGCAGCGTGCAGAGAAGTGCCCCTACTGCGACTCCTACTTCCTGAAGAACAGCAGCGACTTTCAGAGGCACATCTGGGCCCACCAAG gtttgaaGCCATACGTCTGCAACCTGTGTGACTATGCAGGCCGCAGCAGGAGTAACTTGAAGACTCATATGAACcgacacaacacagagagacgTCACCTCTGCGATCTGTGTGGTAAAAAGTTCAAATCTAAAGTGACGCTTAAAAGCCACAGACTGAGCCACACCGATGAAG GGAAACGGTTTCATTGTTCGGAGTGCGACTTCACCTCGGTCTCTAAACCTTCCCTGCTCAGACACGTGGAACAGCACGCTGAGTTTAAG CCATTCCGCTGCGCTCACTGCCACTACTCCTGTAACATCACTGGTCCCCTGAAGCGGCACTACAACTTGAAACACCCTGATCAGAAATATCACAATGCCGGACCTGGACTGCCTAACCCTGATGCTCTTGAACAGCAAG GTGGTCTGAAGTGTCCTGAATGTGAGTTTGTTTATGGCACCAAGTGGGAGCTGAATCGCCACCTGAAGAGCAAACATAGCCTGAAAGTGGTGGAGGGCACCTGGGAG GTGGGGGAGGCAGTAGAAGCCCACTATATTCCTGTGGACGAtggagagcagctgctgacAGACACACCTGTAGCAGCCCTGCAGGACAATG TTAATATCCAGCAGATCACTGAATACAGTTCAGAGACTCACGATGCCGTCACCTCCATGGTTGCCATGGCTCCAGGCACTGTTACCGTCGTacaacag TTGCAGGTGGCTGATGAGCAGGAGGTCGGTAACGTCAGCAACCAGCTGATGGTGGTGAACGCAGAGGGGGGTCTGACTGGTGAccaggtgatggtggtggaggaggcgCACGGCCTGGAGGCTCTGACAGTCCTCACTCAGGGAGATAACACTCACCACTATATCGTCTATGTCCAggaacacactgtagaaatcaACTAG
- the zfat gene encoding zinc finger protein ZFAT isoform X1, with amino-acid sequence MDGQKAGGSVFMCRLCNLFSPSRSQLLAHCSQLHPQQEPPDDIIIALQPLVGEPVETLTESPVKRKRGRPKGSTKKTRTDLTDGKADSTHSVEDNVKREEEGNKEEGGRQCSSIEGESHEVTLGLECRVCHRSFSNRRQILKHICLREEQEEDDAEENGSICGGAGVDGSGSSDPGPNHMQQNSARPGLMREKDGGNSRTQRTSRSRISKDGYLATGNKKSVISVVLTEDERLPGVSKMVPVEDRSAETESAAVQAQPQQSAVFHSQSEDLANDATVCEGDPKTYQEPSSDKTSTTTTTAANRGFQEYSIKQDATNLPQSQLKIFACEFCNKIFKFRHSLVAHLRTHTQEKPFQCPHCDYASAIKANLNVHLRKHTGEKFSCQHCPFNCLSPGHLKVHIERVHLKVKQHCSFCEKKYSDVKNLLKHMEKRHNLKDPTVQQSYQQLRLKTRQGLRQLLYHCPTCNRRFKNQLERERHLLVHGSQRPFACLLCDHAATKMAALVAHVRKHLFLYVCCMCDGKFVSSQRLKGHLTESHAELDQEQAFADCINNSYYLMQPGGGMWGDEEREGMKEEHRIEQAGEDERTGEEGGRNGVGGAEWQDGEGQQMEVSVRDDREEKEEERDKAQGESAEEVQVIEEETGKEGELENRSAQQDSQELLHQAISMETTTPADRQEEGTAGEKSLDNMTDSCIPATEDNNQTFLSPESIHTPLLEDRTQENTHPADENTHTAKNTCTSLSSGNVIVCDLDVNTHLSSAPPGEDGHTPDSERVSEVFHQSAFQQVFSSLQKTRLNMESFQRLRKIYGDLECQYCGKLFWYKVHYNVHVRTHTKEHSHYCSKCSYSSITKSSLKRHQIQKHSGLLLPCSNPGCKYTTPDKYKLQAHLRTHQEQGKSVTCPVCQHSCPEHRLKHHIKTSHPDTLPLQGKGLMVQRAEKCPYCDSYFLKNSSDFQRHIWAHQGLKPYVCNLCDYAGRSRSNLKTHMNRHNTERRHLCDLCGKKFKSKVTLKSHRLSHTDEGKRFHCSECDFTSVSKPSLLRHVEQHAEFKPFRCAHCHYSCNITGPLKRHYNLKHPDQKYHNAGPGLPNPDALEQQGGLKCPECEFVYGTKWELNRHLKSKHSLKVVEGTWEVGEAVEAHYIPVDDGEQLLTDTPVAALQDNVNIQQITEYSSETHDAVTSMVAMAPGTVTVVQQLQVADEQEVGNVSNQLMVVNAEGGLTGDQVMVVEEAHGLEALTVLTQGDNTHHYIVYVQEHTVEIN; translated from the exons ATGGACGGACAAAAAGCAG GCGgttctgtgtttatgtgtcggCTGTGCAACCTCTTCTCTCCCAGTCGCTCTCAGCTGCTGGCCCATTGCTCCCAGCTACACCCCCAGCAAGAGcctcctgatgacatcatcattgcACTGCAACCCCTCGTAGGAGAGCCTGTGGAGACGCTCACAG AGAGCCCAGTGAAGCGAAAGCGAGGACGACCGAAAGGCTCTACAAAGAAGACTCGCACTGATTTGACAGACGGCAAGGCTGACTCCACCCATTCTGTAGAGGACAATGttaagagagaagaagaagggaatAAGGAGGAGGGCGGCAGACAATGTAGCTCGATAGAAG GAGAAAGCCACGAAGTGACGTTGGGGCTGGAATGTAGAGTCTGTCATCGCTCGTTCAGCAACAGACGACAGATCTTGAAACACATCTGCCTGAGagaagagcaagaggaggacGACGCAGAGGAGAATG GGAGCATCTGTGGTGGAGCAGGAGTTGATGGTTCTGGGAGTTCAGATCCAGGTCCAAATCATATGCAACAAAACTCAGCAAGACCAGGACTCATGAGAGAAAAGG ACGGGGGCAACTCCAGAACCCAGAGAACCAGCCGAAGCCGCATCTCCAAAGACGGATACCTAGCAACAGGAAACAAGAAGTCAGTCATCAGTGTTGTGCTGACAGAAGATGAAAgacttccag GTGTTTCTAAAATGGTTCCAGTAGAGGACCGTTCAGCAGAAACAGAGTCTGCAGCCGTCCAGGCTCAACCTCAG CAGTCTGCAGTCTTCCATAGTCAGTCAGAAGACCTTGCAAATGATGCCACTGTCTGTGAAGGCGATCCTAAAACATATCAGGAGCCAAG TTCTGACAAGAcctccacaacaacaacaacagcagccaaCAGAGGCTTCCAGGAATATTCTATCAAGCAAGATGCTACCAA TTTACCTCAGAGCCAGTTGAAGATCTTCGCCTGTGAGTTCTGTAATAAGATCTTTAAATTCAGACACTCGCTGGTCGCCCACCTCAGGACACACACCCAGGAGAAACCCTTCCAGTGTCCACACTGTGACTACGCATCAGCCATCAAAG CCAACCTGAATGTTCATCTGAGGAAGCACACTGGAGAGAAGTTCAGCTGCCAGCACTGTCCTTTCAACTGCCTCAGCCCAGGACACCTCAAG GTCCACATAGAGCGAGTTCATTTGAAGGTGAAGCAGCACTGCAGCTTCTGTGAGAAAAAGTACTCAGATGTGAAAAACTTGCTGAAACACATGGAGAAACGGCATAACTTGAAAGACCCTACTGTCCAACAGAGTTACCAACAACTCAG GTTAAAGACTCGTCAGGGCCTCAGACAGCTCCTCTACCACTGTCCCACCTGTAACCGACGCTTTAAGAATCAGCTGGAGCGGgagcgccacctgttggtccaTGGGTCCCAGCGTCCCTTCGCCTGCCTCCTCTGTGACCATGCTGCGACCAAGATGGCTGCCCTTGTTGCTCACGTCAGGAAGCACCTCTTCCTGTacgtgtgctgcatgtgtgacgGGAAGTTTGTAAGCTCTCAAAGGCTGAAGGGTCACCTGACAGAGTCCCATGCTGAGCTGGACCAGGAGCAGGCCTTTGCCGACTGCATCAACAACAGCTACTATCTAATGCAGCCTGGAGGAGGCATGTGGGGGGATGAGGAGAGGGAAGGGATGAAGGAAGAACACAGGATAGAGCAGGCGGGGGAAGacgagaggacaggagaggagggtggaAGAAATGGTGTAGGAGGGGCGGAGTGGCAGGATGGGGAAGGGCAGCAGATGGAAGTATCAGTGAGGGACGatagagaggagaaggaggaagaacgAGATAAAGCTCAGGGTGAAAGTGCAGAAGAAGTGCAGGTGATAGAGGAAGAAACGGGGAAAGAAGGAGAATTAGAAAACAGAAGTGCACAGCAAGATTCCCAAGAACTGCTCCATCAAGCCATTTCCATGGAGACCACAACTCCcgctgacagacaggaagaaggAACAGCTGGGGAGAAGTCACTGGACAACATGACAGACTCATGCATCCCTGCAACTGAAGACAATAATCAGACATTTTTATCACCAGAGAGCATTCACACTCCTCTCTTGGAGGACAGGActcaagaaaacacacacccagctgatgagaacacacacacagccaaaaaCACGTGCACATCTTTATCATCAGGAAATGTAATTGTGTGTGATTtggatgtaaacacacatttatcatCAGCACCTCCAGGGGAAGATGGACACACTCCAGATTCAGAAAGG GTGTCGGAAGTTTTCCATCAGAGTGCGTTCCAGCAGGTGTTCTCATCTCTTCAGAAGACTCGGCTTAATATGGAGTCTTTCCAACGGCTCAGGAAAATTTACGGAGACCTGGAATGTCAATACTGTG GTAAACTGTTCTGGTACAAAGTCCACTATAACGTccatgtacgcacacacaccaagGAGCACTCACATTACTGTTCAAAGTGTAGCTACTCTTCCATCACCAAAAGCTCTTTAAAGCGCCACCAGATCCAGAAGCACAGCGGCTTGTTGCTGCCTTGTTCGAATCCTGGCTGTAAATACACCACACCTGACAAATACAAGCTTCAAGCCCATTTGAGGACGCACCAGGAACAG GGGAAGAGTGTGACTTGCCCAGTCTGTCAGCACAGCTGTCCAGAGCACAGACTGAAACACCACATCAAAACATCCCACCCAG ACACACTCCCTCTGCAGGGCAAAGGACTGATGGTGCAGCGTGCAGAGAAGTGCCCCTACTGCGACTCCTACTTCCTGAAGAACAGCAGCGACTTTCAGAGGCACATCTGGGCCCACCAAG gtttgaaGCCATACGTCTGCAACCTGTGTGACTATGCAGGCCGCAGCAGGAGTAACTTGAAGACTCATATGAACcgacacaacacagagagacgTCACCTCTGCGATCTGTGTGGTAAAAAGTTCAAATCTAAAGTGACGCTTAAAAGCCACAGACTGAGCCACACCGATGAAG GGAAACGGTTTCATTGTTCGGAGTGCGACTTCACCTCGGTCTCTAAACCTTCCCTGCTCAGACACGTGGAACAGCACGCTGAGTTTAAG CCATTCCGCTGCGCTCACTGCCACTACTCCTGTAACATCACTGGTCCCCTGAAGCGGCACTACAACTTGAAACACCCTGATCAGAAATATCACAATGCCGGACCTGGACTGCCTAACCCTGATGCTCTTGAACAGCAAG GTGGTCTGAAGTGTCCTGAATGTGAGTTTGTTTATGGCACCAAGTGGGAGCTGAATCGCCACCTGAAGAGCAAACATAGCCTGAAAGTGGTGGAGGGCACCTGGGAG GTGGGGGAGGCAGTAGAAGCCCACTATATTCCTGTGGACGAtggagagcagctgctgacAGACACACCTGTAGCAGCCCTGCAGGACAATG TTAATATCCAGCAGATCACTGAATACAGTTCAGAGACTCACGATGCCGTCACCTCCATGGTTGCCATGGCTCCAGGCACTGTTACCGTCGTacaacag TTGCAGGTGGCTGATGAGCAGGAGGTCGGTAACGTCAGCAACCAGCTGATGGTGGTGAACGCAGAGGGGGGTCTGACTGGTGAccaggtgatggtggtggaggaggcgCACGGCCTGGAGGCTCTGACAGTCCTCACTCAGGGAGATAACACTCACCACTATATCGTCTATGTCCAggaacacactgtagaaatcaACTAG